tgaatatatatatatatatatatatatatatagagagagagagagagagaaaaaaacttAAGTGTGGTAAAGAAAGGGCCATCATCATTCATTTATTGCAAACTTGACTTTAACTCGTAGTTTCTAGTGAAAATAAGAGGTTTAAATTATCTGGCTCAGGTTTCGTCTgaccaaatctttaatttaatttaatttaaattttattctaaaaggaccttttagagaatttttttctataaattaaaattattttatgtattagTTAGTTTGTATATACagtccttttaatttttttaattttaatatgtacACATAAACCAATTTTACCgcataaaaactatttttatctacttttataatattttttctttgagaatttaaattacttttcgaaaattacttaattttatcataattgaGTTGGATATCAAAATTATGTTGGAAGGTCAAGTTTATTATCATTGCTTATCTAGCAATCAAACTCAATATAACGggatgattaatttaaaataaaatcatttattaaaaagtCTACCtccaaacaaataattataatatgtattaataattattaagtaACGGCCATGTTACACAGTACAtaacatgaaataaaatatacagatttttcgaaaataaaaacatcaaataaacattttgtattattcatatattatgtAATCTAAGTTAAAGTTGGATTCATTGtacttgaaaaaataatgaacatgTTATTTAATCTAATTCTAATTAAGTATgatgaataaaacaaaacttacaaaaaatataattggatTGAGCTTTAAGATCTGGGCACTACGAAGCTGTATGCATTTCTAAATAAGGCCATTTTTTTCATGCGGAAAATAAATACTAAGTGCttattagaaattttatttgcaCAATATTTGtagacttttaaaataaaaaatcatttaattctAAAATCTATTGCATATATGAAATACAGTATCTCATACTCATCCGTTTGGGATATATAGGTCAATTTGTTGTATTccataaaacaaaaagtttagCTTGAATTGGCTATTTAAATTCATGATAATTTCCGTAAACGTTAATAGTTGagttaaaagtattataaaaataagtaagaaaactaatatatcaataaaaataattatattattttaaaggatgaaaattatgtcataattttttatataaatttgtttatatattcgTATTAAATTTTTAGTGTCTCTTCCTATAAAAGTCTCAcggtgtgtatatatatatatatatatatatatatatatatatatatatatatatatatatatagatttggTGAAGTCAAAAAAAGAAGTTCGAGTGTTTTATGATTCTGTCTACGAATCACCAGCCTCAGAATTGGCGTCGAATAAGAGCCATTAAAATTGTTGCAGATATCAATTCATTGACTACTTATAACAATACATctatttacatatattataatatatttcaattatttctctCATACAACTCATCTATTTACatataatgtaatatatttaatttaaatattctttaacTTCATGCAATATCTTTACACTTATAACAATACATGTAATTGTTGAGAGATTTTTTTTCAAGTTCCAGTAGAAACTTTTTCACTTCCTTCTTAAAAGCTAGAGTACatgcaaaaattatatatttcgaTGTTCAGGTGATTGAAGTTCAAGATGCATGTTATGGAAAAATAAAGGcgtataaaaatgtatttattggTACATGCTTTTTTATAAGAAGAAATActtatcataataattatttcgAAGGGATTCAGTTTGTAAAATTCATTACATATCATTATCTTACAAAATATGTTTATGGgttcttttttcatatatatgcaTCCGATACCATTTTCCTTATGCAATTGTGTTTGATAAGTCACAGTGATTATAAGAAAGTACAAGAGTAGGAACATCCCAGATTTCACCCTAGCCACTACAAAATAAGAGGTCATATAATTAAAGTACATATAAAACGCCACCGCATAATTGTTGAATATTAGAGTCAGATTTTGGTTCTGTCTTCCAAACAATTTATTAAACTTTAGCCACCATCTTTGTCATAGTTGTCGGCTTCCCATCATCCACCCTTAACATACTCAATCAATGAATAAAACAGAAAAGTCACGACTGTATCCAATTACTACCAAGTAACATAACAGAAATTATTGAACCATTATTATGATTCCGACTAATTATGTCAtgtatcattgttttttttatatatatatatatattagttgaGAAATGGACTAATGTTGCTATAAGGACAATCCCGCAATGACATCCATTGATTGTCTCATGACGAAGATTAAGTGGGTTCAGTCACAATCGTAATGTTTGAACGGTTAGCAAAAATTACATAATGGTTaacaattataacttttttactaGTGATAAGCGTTCAAttcaacaattggtatcagagttAAGATTTTGTGTGACAATTACTAAAGAAAAGATTATTGAAGGCCAAGTCGGTCGAATCACAATCAAATCGTTATGTTTGGATTGTTACACTCTTAAATAGAAAGAGGTATACCTTCATCAAATCGTGGTGATCACTAACAACTACAATTTCTGATCTAGTACTAAATGCTTGATCTAACGTATTCTGGATTCTAAAACAACATATTTGGATAACTTACATTGAACTTTACATGTATCCAAGGACCAACTAAACCATACTTGTacatatataacattttaaaattacaaaaaaagatATCAATGGATTCAATCAGATAACAACACTTGCATATTAATCTTCAACAACTTAAAGACTCTTATGTATGttgcatttttttatcaatgaaaacaaattaaattaataagataACTGTGTTACCTCAACCCATATACAcaacataaaagaaaacaaaaaaatgttagCACTTATGGTCTCCTCTCCTATACCAAGTCTATTGTGCATAAACCTTACATTCTCATATAtcacaaaagttaaaaacattATGTGTCCATACATACAAAGCAATTCCAGATTTgaccacaaaaagaaaaacatgaaaaaacagATGAGACATCCAAAATCTAAGTCACTTTTGATCCAATACTGACAATTATTTCTTTATGTATCAACCAGTAGATACTTCATTCATACTTATTTCTTGGATTGGCTACCTAAAAGCCATGTTCCAACACCCTTGGAAGCTACCGCATACATATTACAGAACATAAAACCAAATCCACAATACCTCTATTTGAATTGAACCTACACGCACAAGTATGTGAGTCCAACTTACTTGATTAAACATATCATAACTTGAATAAACCTAACCTTCTACAAACAGATGAGCAAGTTTTAGCTTAAACATGGACATCTAAAAGACATATTGTTAGAATAGTTTATCCCATAAGACTCAAATAACTTATAAGTGCATTGTTTGAAGGCATGTGATTCGGTTAAAACACCAATCAGAGTATAAGAACATTGTTATTTTTGGATACTTAGTTGTAATCCATGCCCAAATCGTTATTTGAATTAGGATAAACACTTCTTCCTCATCAATTCTACCGTGCCTAAACATAGAGTTATTCTTATAATTccatatatttctttatatatgttGCATTCATTAAGGTCACCAGAATTTGACAACAGTTCAAAATTTGTTCCAAAAATGATCTATCATTCTACAATTAAACTGGGTTACCACAAATGATCGATTCAAAATATGTACACTTGACTTGATACAAGCTATGTATATAGATTATCGAGGCATAAAGGGGGTATGAAAACAAGCCAGAAATACTTTTTAGAACAAAAAAGGATTTGAAGCTTCAATATCTATCACCTTCGGAATCTGGTTAACAAATATACTTGAATACAGGGAGAATTATTCCATGTTTTGGAGTGTAGCCTGAGTACACCTCTTGCCTTTTCTTTCAAATGGGAAGCACAATCTGCTTGCAGCACCATGCAAAGCTTTGACACAGCACCAACCCTCAGCATCTCTTGCACGACTTCGTTAGACGCTGAGAACTTTGAAATCAAGGAAAATATATGAAGAGCTCGATCATCGGTGGTTGGAGAAACCCTAAGGATCCTTTTGGAAACCACAGCAATTCCTGCAGCATGCTGCAGAAACTGGTCTCTCCCATCAGCACAAGAACACAGATGCGCCAAAAGTATGAACACCAGTTCTGTTAGATTCTTTTCTGGGTTTTCAAGTGCAAGTTCAACGAGCTCCTCCACCGCACCAGCTTCCACTATCTTCGTTCTATTTCTCCCCAAAGGACACGTTTCTATAAGCACATGCAATGCAGATTTAACAGCTTGCTGAGAGAGTTCTCTATTTTTCATCACATTCACAACCACTCTGAAGAATTCAAACCCTAAGTTCCCTAAAGGGGTTGAATCTTTGGCTTCAATTGTCAATTTCAATATAGGTAATGCTTCGTTTATTACCTTGAGGTTGTTCTTAGTTTGAAGCTGCAAAACCCAAGTCAACGAGTTCAGAAAGTCAAAGTTCTGACATACCAAGCGCTTCATGTGGTTATTGTCCACCACATTGGCACTGCTCCAAAGCAAACGAAGAATCCTCAGAGCCTCCTCAACGCACGACGTCGTTTTTCCCTGCGTGAAACTCTTCGTGATGACGTGCACCATAGCTTCTGCAACACCCGCTGAAGCCATACACCTTCTGTTCCTCTCGTTCTCCACTGCAAGGTTATGCAACTTCTCCATTGCGCTTTGAAATCGTGGAGAAACTTCGAGATCCTTCACGAGCTTCTCAACGTTGGCATTGCTAAGAGGGGATTTGGGTGTCGGAATCTGATCAACACCGTTTGCTTCATTCGCTGAACACCACGCTTGGATTAGCCTCCGAAGCGTGTGGTTTGGGGTTAAGAACTCTGCGTTTCGCGGCAATGGTTGCTTTGTGATTGGACACGTGCAATCTTTGGCTTTCAGCAACCAGTACTCTATGCTTTCTCTGTCGTAGGTTATGCCCGTAACGGTTGTGACAGGGTCCTTCATGATCTGAAGCGAAATGGGACAAGCATAAAACTGAGGAATTTCAATTTCTGTCATCGTATATCAGATACACAGTATAAGAAATATGATATGTTTATTTCTTTCTGGTATATTGATAAtcgaagaaagaaaaagaagtagaagaagaaaagggtTTGTTTTCTTGGGTAAGACAAATCGGCTCTGTTGAATATAATGTTCAGAATGAATGATTCTAGCTAGTTGTTGATATGTGTTGGCCAGCACAGTATTAGACACTTTTTGATGACTGTGTTTTTTGTGTGGATGAAACTTTATGACTTTGTTTTGTTATcttatattatgtatatataatttggtttgtgtttaattttctttcttttactgGTCTAGATGCTTGAACATTTTCAATGGTGGGTTGGGTGGTCAAACCTAGCAGTAATCGTTTGAAAAAATACACTATGACGGTGTTCGAATTTTAGACGCATCAACATTTTGTCTTTCTCCCTAGAAACTATATAttagataattttaaattattattatatgaaattaGATACTACTAGAAGTTTAATAAAGAGTATTCATTCCTTAACAAATTTCTTgaaataatattgtatattGACCATGAGTCAGTGATCCATTAGCGGTTCAATTGCGGGTGAAACATAATGTTCAAAAGATTTTGTTAGGATAAATTTTAACCTAattctgataccatgttagaagtgtattttaaatctaattcaactTCATAAAATCAGTTTGTAAGATAAGAATTACACTCACTTTTATATCataaattgaccttatctctaatTGACGTGGGATTTCCAACGGTATTaggttttacatttttatacttttccGTTAAACATTACATTTTAGAATGAGCATTTTCATGTGTGTGTTGTAAGAGACTTGGTTACAGATAtgatattaaaaatcaattaatatattatgttgtgATGTCAAATGATGCTACGAATGAAGTTGGAGGCCACTTGTTAACGTTGGCGGCTTTAATAGTGCAGCTTGATGGGTTGATTTTGATAGTGACATAATTTTCAAAGGAGGAAGAGATCtacagaaaaaaagaaaaaaaaacgaggaaaaaataagtttgaataaaataatatgcatgaatcataatatttatttatttatttattttatttggacCCAACTTGCAGAGTGAGCTATAAATAACGCCGGCTTGCAACTAAAATTAGTGAATGGAACTTTCAAAGATGCGCAAGATTGAGTTTGAATTCAAACTTACGTTAGCACGATTCTTTGtcttaaatattcaatattttattttttatttaattaaaagtttattataatttatcgGTATGCGTGATTGTTCGTCTTAACTATTCATTCATTTAAGTTTAATATCAagttctatttataatttatcagtacgattatttttcttaaatattcaatcatttaatttttatttatttactattcaatataacattttattattattattattcttattatcatGATATTTGTTCTGGGATTAGTGCATGACTAtactttgttttatattttacattaagtTAACATAAAATAATGTAGTTTACCTCATTCATAATTAGAATGAGGATagggagagaaagagaaaagaaaaatgaaatttcatatATACTTAGCAGtctcaaatttcataattaaagtatgaaatttcatactttaatattagtttaaaaaataaattaattattagaaaaaactATACACCTATGAACTTTATATCAGttagaatttaaaaagaattttaaaaaaataatataaaaaatagtttaatactatttttcatatttttgttatttttattgtattttaatacattttatgaacCTTATGATTTTCTAAtacacaaaaattttaaatatagttttcttctgaataaagaaatttattttaattgtaattatataaaaataatatcaaataagaaatgaaaacaaaacaaaatcagCAAGGTAAGAATGAAGGTTGTGAACTGCAACGGCTACGCTGCTACTTACAGTACAGTAGAAGAACTGTGAAAGTTCAATTtctaaagtatatatatatatatatatatatatatatatatatatatatatatatatatactagtgtaaacacaggcgctatcgcgcctgcgtGTACACATTTttcgaattatatttataattgatgatattgtaatgttattaagttaatgaacaaaataaaagtatatttataaaaattaaagtgaaatgtatggagaaaatatgaaaaaaataattgttgatgaatagtatgagaaaaaagaaaaaggagataaataaatagttttataaaaacttgtaaaattaaccgttaatttttaaaaatttaataaataattaaattgtaaagggtaaaattggaattatgaaatgtggacacaaaagagggaatcccctttatatatagttatagatatatatatatatatatatatatatatatatatatatatatatatatatatatatatatatatatatatatatatatatatatatatatatatatatatatatatactcgtAAGTTTCTTGTAAATtagatagttttttttaaaatattttgtaatgataaaatagaaaatatatattaataataaaaataatgtatctTAAGGTTAAGGGTtctactaataatattattttattttacgagCAGGTAAGGAAGAAAGTGGAATGAATTaggttaaattttattgaacAGAATATGATCTGTTTCCTAACTCATTTGTTGTAAACCTAacttatctattttattaagaCCTTCTCGTAAGAtcttttttaaccttttaataAAGCTTGCTATTTGAAAGTCTAATTTGAGAAAGTCTAATTtgaattaaatcattttaacagGTAAAAATCCATCACGTAAATTAGATAGAAAATATATCGGCCAAGTCTTATATGTAGATAAGcatgttttctttttgggtagccataaaatttaaacttttaaatgaaCTAAGGAGTGCATagtcttaaaatattattattattattattattattattattattattattattatttacttaataaaGGTGGCGTGTTAAGgtaatatatattcttaataaaaagttTGACACTGTTGACTAAATAGATTTTcgaaaaaaatactaaaatgacTTATTTAATACGAAAACTGGACTTGAAGTATGTAGCATGTGTTTCAATCTAAGTTAAGAAATTCAGTTTagtttaacttaattaaaagcTAATAAAAATGTTGTAGTCTTTAGGTTCATTAGaacaagaaattaaatttgttttaccGGATCTGAAAAAGTAAGCCAAATATGTTCGTgcattattaaataaacattaacaaTTGATTTTGACTATTTCAATTGAAAATTCAAATACATTCATATGTTTTGTATATTTAAGACTAACATGGTATTAGTTGTATGTGGGACCTAActtattgttttctttatcCGTGACTTTCTATAAAGTAttgttaaatttagttaaattttaggAATGTTAATTGAAGAAATAAATTTCAGtgcaaaaaaatttatttccaaCTCTTCAATCATGCACTTTAAAAcgtaaattaacttttaattgctTATTAATTCGAAGTGGTGTTGTTTTCAGAGTAAGTTTCTTTgataaattatcaaatatattttatggttGTAGTTcctttagtttttattttttttttcccaaaagGAGTTACCTACGTCATATTATCTCATTGTTCAAATTTTTATCCAAAGTATTTtataggtaaaaaataaaataaaaatttattgggAAGTAGAAAGTTAAAAATCACTAAAAGACCAGAATTTATCATAATGAAACACATGTTTACATGAAACAGAAACAAAGTTCAAATTTGGGTCTTTCTTCATGTAACTTTTTTCTTTCGGCACCCCATAAAAGTTGTAATTCACAAAAtacttcttttaaaattataataaaaatcccCTCTagtatcttatttttaattttgtttctattttttatgagtttattcaatttaattataattttcctttttcaatttgatatcaatttttgttaattttgttcaatttaattttttgctaacatcgtttaaataattaatggacCGTAAATATTGTATGTCACGTGTGTTAATGcttttcttaacattttttattttttaatttttaaaaaattaataattaaaaaaattttatatgtCAAGTGTCAATATCAATGttatattcaattttgtctctatattcattatttttattcaatttagttcatttttttaaatggaggAATTTTGGTTCTCCATCCCaaatgaaaccaaatttaattttatataggtgttatattgatattttattaaatatttttaatataggGTTAGATTTAGTTTCAAAACTAGAATCAAAACTCTTAAAAGTGGAAAATAACAccattagtttaaaattttgagaagttaaaaataacatgacatttttaaaattttaagggtTAAAAATGGAGAGTAACACTACCACTGTGTCATTTTTAACCTCttacaattttaaatcaatGATGTTAGCCCTCATTCTTaacattttcattcaaattttaaactaattgtaaacatgaattaaaaatatttaataaaaatgagaattttaataaacatacgagtataatattgatataaaaattaaaattattttcaatttagaaaggacaaaattgctacatgtaaaaaatatatggaaccaactttaacaaaaataatgaatataaaaatcaaattgataaaaCATTGACTGTGACATGTAGTATTGATCTTGACATGTGGAATTGACCTTGACACAtgatgacttgacacgtgaatttttttttaaataaaataaaaactaaaactaaaaaaaaaataacataaactcacacattgaaaaaaaaaaatcatgactaaacttaacaaaaatagtaactaaattagtatttaaacaTTTTCTATACTTTTTGAATTGGATATTCTAGAAGAAATTCCTTAATCAATTTCGAAATCCTTAATCTGAAACATAACTAAGGGAGCAAAAAGGAACACAGAGTTATAGTTCTCTATAAATGCCAAAGTCTCCAAATAACTAAGGGAGGAAAAAACttgaagagagaaaagagagaatgagtaAGGTACAAAACAGACTGGTGCAAGAAGACAAAATCTGGTGCAGAAAGAAACAGCCTAAAATTTGCAGTTTCAATTTCAATGGGGTAGTTTACCCCAGGACCCAAAACAGACTTTTCTTCCTGCATTCTGTGAATATTAAATGCATCCCTATTCTAcaattaaaaagactaaaatgCTATTTCACACTACATTAGGTCATTGGTGTTGCTACGTATCATCATCACTGTTACCTTCTttggaaggaagaagaagaaagagagcaaacaaataaattaaacatttgaataatttaaatattattgaacaatatctaatttttaaaaaatcaaattttgaatatatataattaaaattaataaataattttaatgaaaaaaattataaaaaaatattaaaaattattaaatagttgTTGACGATGGATTACAAGTCAACCTACTTTAATTCCAGCTCAAATTATTTTGTCTCGTAGGTTAAATCAGTCGTATTCAATTTATTTCacgtataaaaaaattgaacttttttCAATCCATTAATTACTGTGGCtcaaaaatttgaatatattttaccatgtctaatttataaagaataaaatactCATTTTCAAACTAATGGGAGTACAGTTCGAAATTATGGAGGTACAGAAAGATAAAGCCCATAAAACAACTCTAAAGATCATGAACAAAGGACTAAACTTTGGCTGTGATTGATCCAGTTACGAACCCTCACACCCAACTTTTCACAACTATTTTGTGTTTcgtttttttattgtcttttattgagttaattttttttcaacccaTTTTCCATTATGATGTAATCCTTTTTACTTCTTATATATAGATTTTGAGAAATATTATTACCTgtacaaaaaattattcaataatttgtccatgagaaaagagaagagaaaaacaaaaacgaaatttgaattgtaaaacaaataatgcaatagaaaaagaaatagatattgaggttgtaaaaagataaagttttagTTATAATAATCATAGgcccaaaatattttaattgaaataataggatttttttcatatttgaatcTCTTTCATAATTACACATCTTTAATCAAaccaataaagaaaataaaatgtaatatatatattattttctttattatatatatatatatatatatatatatatatatataacattttttatgtgttttgaaACAATAGAAAAACTTATATTGGCCACCAAGAATAAGATAAAGATATTCGTACAGAATAATGTAAAATTCAGACGGAAAGGAAAccaaatatatgtttaatattttaaaagttgaacCTGTCAATACCATTATGTATTTATCTACttcctttttaataaatttttctaacctagcatttttttcttctttgttttttagtgaaaattaaatacgatagtaaaaatatgttttttaaaattagacaatttatttagttttatatttatttttcgaaaataagttattaaaaataatagaaatattcatatttatattatattagaaatCAGAATATATACATAACTTATTTAGATATTGAGATTTATTCTATCTACTGGTTTGAGTTACAACAGAGAAGTGTTATCATACAGTGAAGTTAGGTTTGAGTATCAGATCcacacttttttcttttctccccACTATATCACTGTGCCATGCTAAGAGGTGCCAACAAGCCAGGTGCTTTCTTATGCCCCACACAAAAATTATTACATACTTGGAGAATGCATATGTTTCATGTATGAGATTTTAGAGTCTTTGCAACAATTCAGATTATTAACACTAAATTGAACTTAACATAAACGACCTTTGCTTCTATCTTTGGATGGAGTTTTATTGTGTTTGTTTTCAAAGTGTTGACTCGAATTCTCATACTCTATTATGAGTCAAAATATCCTTATACTCCCTCTCATCCATGGCTGCCACTGTTATTTCATCATTCAACCACTGTTTATGTACAGAAGGCAATCCAAATAaccacatacatacatacatatatatatatatatatatatatatatatatatttaatatcaatataaatCAATCATGAAAAGAAATCATCAATCCTTCTGCTGCATCAATACcatatacaatatataaatatatactcCCTCCCCAACTTTATGGATCCTATAATTAAGCTAACTTAAATTTCTGAAAGTATAATCCTATACTACTATCAATCTTTACAGGGAGCAAGCATCCCCTCCCATGCCAGGAATTTCAGTATACCAGAATCAAGCTACATTTCCATGTGT
This region of Vigna unguiculata cultivar IT97K-499-35 chromosome 5, ASM411807v1, whole genome shotgun sequence genomic DNA includes:
- the LOC114185840 gene encoding E3 ubiquitin-protein ligase PUB23-like, whose amino-acid sequence is MTEIEIPQFYACPISLQIMKDPVTTVTGITYDRESIEYWLLKAKDCTCPITKQPLPRNAEFLTPNHTLRRLIQAWCSANEANGVDQIPTPKSPLSNANVEKLVKDLEVSPRFQSAMEKLHNLAVENERNRRCMASAGVAEAMVHVITKSFTQGKTTSCVEEALRILRLLWSSANVVDNNHMKRLVCQNFDFLNSLTWVLQLQTKNNLKVINEALPILKLTIEAKDSTPLGNLGFEFFRVVVNVMKNRELSQQAVKSALHVLIETCPLGRNRTKIVEAGAVEELVELALENPEKNLTELVFILLAHLCSCADGRDQFLQHAAGIAVVSKRILRVSPTTDDRALHIFSLISKFSASNEVVQEMLRVGAVSKLCMVLQADCASHLKEKARGVLRLHSKTWNNSPCIQVYLLTRFRR